The following are encoded together in the Deltaproteobacteria bacterium genome:
- the truA gene encoding tRNA pseudouridine(38-40) synthase TruA, translated as MMTENNKLKIRFTVSYDGTGYCGWQKQNHSKMRSISQTIQEALEKVFKEKISLFASGRTDAGVHAVSQVCHFETAKPESFFKKFDLSWAMKSVLPSEINIKEAWLAPREFHATLSATHKTYRYLIYNHHRSSVFLHRYADWIRQPLSLDYLNECSQHFIGKKDFKSFQSVGTPVLHTVRKIYKAQWVQKNDHVLEFTITGSGFLKQMVRNIVGTQVNLERKGLKPEIIKDIIELKDRTKAGPVAPPQGLYLCKVYYPLELDNKCRKL; from the coding sequence ATGATGACTGAAAATAATAAACTTAAAATCCGTTTTACTGTTTCCTATGATGGAACTGGTTATTGTGGTTGGCAAAAACAAAATCATAGCAAAATGAGGAGTATTTCCCAGACGATTCAAGAGGCTCTGGAAAAAGTGTTCAAAGAAAAAATAAGTCTTTTTGCAAGTGGTAGAACCGATGCTGGAGTCCATGCGGTGTCTCAGGTTTGTCACTTTGAAACCGCGAAGCCTGAATCCTTTTTTAAAAAATTTGATTTATCCTGGGCAATGAAATCTGTTTTGCCCTCAGAAATTAACATCAAAGAGGCTTGGCTTGCTCCCCGTGAGTTTCATGCAACTCTTTCTGCAACTCATAAGACCTATCGTTATCTTATTTATAACCATCATCGAAGTTCTGTATTTTTACATCGGTATGCCGATTGGATTCGCCAGCCTTTGAGCCTTGATTATCTGAATGAATGCAGTCAGCACTTCATCGGAAAAAAGGATTTTAAAAGCTTTCAGTCGGTGGGGACGCCTGTGTTACATACGGTCAGAAAAATTTATAAGGCTCAATGGGTTCAAAAAAACGATCATGTTCTTGAATTTACCATCACTGGGAGTGGCTTTTTGAAACAAATGGTAAGAAATATTGTAGGGACTCAGGTCAATCTGGAAAGAAAAGGTCTAAAACCAGAAATAATAAAAGATATCATAGAGTTAAAAGACAGAACCAAGGCAGGTCCCGTGGCCCCTCCTCAAGGTTTGTATTTATGTAAGGTTTATTATCCTTTAGAGCTTGACAATAAGTGCCGCAAACTTTAA
- the rplM gene encoding 50S ribosomal protein L13, with protein sequence MKQTKTFMAKSEEVSRKWYLIDATDKKVGRIATHIAHILRGKNKPTYTPHADTGDFVVVINTDKMVLTGNKWSSKKYYRHSRFFGSMKESTAAEVKKEDSSFIIHEAVRGMLPTNKMSRHLILKMKAYPGAVHGHAAQKPEAYNIE encoded by the coding sequence ATGAAACAAACAAAGACATTCATGGCGAAATCAGAAGAAGTTTCGCGCAAATGGTACCTCATTGATGCGACTGATAAAAAAGTAGGTCGTATTGCCACCCATATTGCCCATATTTTAAGAGGTAAAAATAAACCAACCTACACTCCACACGCGGATACAGGTGATTTTGTAGTTGTTATCAATACGGACAAAATGGTTTTAACTGGTAACAAATGGAGCAGTAAAAAATATTATCGACATTCTCGATTTTTTGGATCTATGAAGGAATCTACAGCTGCTGAAGTAAAGAAAGAAGATTCTTCTTTTATTATTCACGAAGCCGTCAGAGGAATGCTTCCAACAAACAAGATGTCTCGTCACTTAATTTTAAAAATGAAAGCTTATCCAGGTGCCGTACATGGCCATGCCGCACAAAAACCTGAAGCTTATAATATAGAGTAA
- the rpsI gene encoding 30S ribosomal protein S9 has translation MASTDKLFYATGRRKTSTARVFLKPGKGQVTVNGKKLDEFMSRLQSRMVVMQPLELLSQSEKFDAKVTVHGGGEAGQAGAIRLGMARALQAFNPEYRATLKKAGYLTRDQRMVERKKYGKSGARRRYQYSKR, from the coding sequence ATGGCAAGTACTGATAAATTATTTTATGCGACTGGAAGAAGAAAAACGAGCACCGCAAGGGTTTTTTTAAAACCTGGAAAAGGTCAAGTGACTGTCAACGGCAAAAAGCTTGATGAGTTTATGAGTCGATTGCAATCCAGAATGGTTGTGATGCAGCCTCTAGAACTGTTAAGCCAATCCGAAAAGTTTGATGCGAAAGTGACGGTTCATGGTGGCGGGGAGGCTGGACAAGCAGGAGCTATTCGATTGGGAATGGCAAGGGCACTTCAGGCTTTTAACCCTGAATACAGAGCAACGCTAAAAAAAGCAGGGTACCTCACTCGTGATCAAAGAATGGTTGAGCGTAAGAAATACGGTAAATCTGGAGCACGAAGAAGATACCAATACTCTAAGAGATAA